From the genome of Halomonas sp. 1513, one region includes:
- a CDS encoding magnesium/cobalt efflux protein — translation MSDDFPLGLLFGLLFLLICLSAFFSSSETGMMSINRYRLSHQAGSGERAAKRVMRLLARPDRLIGVILIGNNLVNNLAAAIATVLAIHFLGDVTGPAVAPLVLTIVILIFAEVTPKTYAAVKPERIAYPASVILEPLLKLLYPLVWLVNAISNGLLKLIGVKNIDGGADNLTRDELRTVVHEAGTLIPHRHQAMLLSILDLENVTVNDIMVPRHEVVGIDLEDDLESILAQIRTSQHTRIPVFKGDINNIIGMLHLRNAARFLSKHEVTKASIVQEAREPYFIPESTPLHTQLLNFQQQKRRIGIVVDEYGDVEGLVTLEDILEEIVGEFTTDVAGMHQEIHLQDDGSYVIEGTANIREINKSLGWQLPTDGPKTLNGLILEHLESFPDGPASLQVGTTRMEILQVKDKLITSARCWQHSRRAPRRG, via the coding sequence TTGAGCGACGACTTCCCGCTGGGACTGCTGTTCGGCCTGCTGTTTCTACTCATCTGTCTGTCGGCGTTCTTCTCCAGTTCCGAAACCGGCATGATGTCGATCAACCGCTACCGCCTGAGCCACCAGGCCGGCAGCGGCGAGCGCGCCGCCAAGCGGGTGATGCGCCTGCTGGCCAGGCCCGACCGCCTGATCGGCGTGATCCTGATCGGCAACAACCTGGTCAACAACCTGGCCGCTGCCATCGCCACGGTGCTCGCCATTCATTTTCTCGGCGACGTGACCGGACCGGCGGTGGCCCCGCTGGTGCTGACCATCGTGATCCTGATCTTCGCCGAGGTCACGCCCAAGACCTACGCCGCGGTAAAGCCCGAACGCATCGCCTATCCCGCCTCGGTGATCCTCGAACCGCTGCTCAAGCTGCTCTACCCGCTGGTATGGCTGGTCAACGCCATCTCCAATGGCCTGCTCAAGCTGATCGGCGTCAAGAACATCGATGGCGGCGCCGACAACCTGACCCGTGACGAACTGCGCACCGTGGTCCATGAAGCCGGCACCCTGATCCCGCACCGCCACCAGGCCATGCTGCTGTCGATCCTCGACCTGGAGAACGTCACCGTCAACGACATCATGGTGCCGCGCCACGAGGTGGTGGGCATCGATCTCGAGGACGACCTGGAGAGCATCCTGGCGCAGATCCGCACCAGCCAGCACACCCGCATCCCGGTCTTCAAGGGCGACATCAACAACATCATCGGCATGCTGCACCTGCGTAACGCGGCGCGCTTCCTGTCCAAGCACGAGGTGACCAAGGCCTCGATCGTGCAGGAGGCCCGTGAGCCCTATTTCATTCCCGAATCGACCCCGCTGCACACCCAGCTGCTCAACTTCCAGCAGCAGAAGCGGCGCATCGGCATCGTGGTCGACGAGTACGGTGACGTGGAGGGCCTGGTGACCCTGGAGGACATTCTCGAGGAGATCGTCGGCGAGTTCACCACCGACGTGGCGGGGATGCATCAAGAGATCCATCTGCAGGACGACGGCAGCTACGTGATCGAGGGCACCGCCAACATTCGCGAGATCAACAAGTCGCTGGGCTGGCAACTGCCCACCGACGGCCCCAAGACCCTCAACGGCCTGATTCTCGAGCATCTCGAGTCGTTCCCCGACGGCCCCGCCTCGCTGCAGGTCGGCACCACCCGCATGGAAATCCTGCAGGTCAAGGACAAGCTGATCACCTCGGCGCGCTGCTGGCAGCATAGCCGCCGTGCGCCGCGTCGCGGCTAA
- a CDS encoding ribosome maturation factor RimM, which translates to MRDAVRESLAGPETGSDDQYVVLGKLTSPYGVKGWLKVYSYTSPMDGILDYPEWQLRLDGNTVTRRLSQGRRQGKGLVACLEGMTSRELAEQWAGAEILLPKHALPRLAPGEYYWHQLEGLRVMTREGVDLGRVSYLFETGANDVLVVRGDAEAVDDKERLLPFLPDQVVLEVDLDAEKMTVEWDPDF; encoded by the coding sequence ATGCGTGACGCCGTGAGAGAGTCATTAGCCGGCCCCGAGACGGGCAGCGACGACCAGTACGTGGTGCTGGGCAAGCTGACCAGTCCCTACGGGGTCAAGGGCTGGCTGAAGGTGTATTCGTACACCAGCCCGATGGACGGCATCCTCGACTACCCCGAGTGGCAGCTGCGCCTCGACGGCAATACCGTCACCCGGCGCTTGAGCCAGGGGCGGCGCCAAGGCAAGGGCCTGGTGGCCTGTCTTGAAGGGATGACGTCGCGTGAGCTGGCCGAGCAGTGGGCGGGGGCGGAGATTCTGCTGCCCAAGCATGCCCTGCCGCGCCTCGCGCCGGGTGAGTATTACTGGCATCAGTTGGAAGGCCTGCGCGTGATGACTCGCGAGGGCGTCGACCTGGGCCGCGTCAGCTACCTGTTCGAGACCGGCGCCAACGACGTGCTGGTGGTCAGGGGCGATGCCGAGGCCGTCGACGACAAGGAGCGGCTGCTGCCGTTTCTACCCGACCAGGTGGTGCTTGAGGTGGATCTCGACGCCGAGAAGATGACGGTGGAGTGGGATCCCGACTTCTAG
- a CDS encoding tRNA (guanosine(37)-N1)-methyltransferase TrmD, with protein MWIGVVSLFPEMFDAISRYGVTGRAVKQGLLELEFWNPRDYATDKHRTVDDRPYGGGPGMLMKVDTLRAAIHAARDRAEAASGRPAKVIYLSPQGRVLDQQGVQELAGGGPLVVVAGRYEGIDERVVEADIDEEWSIGDYVLSGGELPAMVLIDAAARLVPGVLGHQDSAVEDSFNDGLLDCPHYTRPEAIDGRRVPDVLLSGHHGEIRRWRLKQSLGRTWQRRPELLQDKALSREQRKLLEEFIADYADQAEVQGTRPESDV; from the coding sequence GTGTGGATTGGGGTTGTCTCGCTGTTCCCGGAGATGTTCGATGCGATCAGCCGTTACGGGGTAACGGGGAGAGCGGTGAAGCAGGGGCTGCTGGAGCTGGAATTCTGGAATCCCCGGGACTACGCGACGGACAAGCACCGCACGGTGGATGACCGCCCCTACGGTGGCGGGCCGGGCATGCTGATGAAGGTCGACACCCTGCGCGCGGCGATCCATGCCGCCCGTGACCGCGCCGAGGCCGCCAGCGGCCGGCCGGCCAAGGTGATCTACCTCTCGCCCCAGGGGCGAGTGCTGGATCAGCAGGGGGTGCAGGAACTGGCCGGCGGCGGCCCGCTGGTGGTAGTGGCGGGGCGCTACGAAGGCATCGATGAGCGGGTGGTCGAGGCCGATATCGATGAAGAGTGGTCGATCGGCGACTATGTGCTGAGCGGCGGCGAGCTGCCGGCCATGGTACTGATCGACGCCGCGGCGCGGCTGGTGCCGGGGGTGCTGGGCCACCAGGACTCGGCGGTCGAGGACTCGTTCAACGACGGCCTGCTGGACTGCCCGCACTATACGCGCCCCGAGGCGATCGACGGGCGCCGGGTGCCGGACGTACTGCTCAGCGGCCACCACGGCGAGATTCGCCGTTGGCGCTTGAAGCAGTCACTGGGTCGCACCTGGCAGCGGCGCCCGGAACTGTTGCAGGACAAGGCGTTGAGCCGCGAACAGCGCAAGCTGCTCGAAGAGTTCATCGCCGACTACGCCGATCAGGCGGAGGTGCAGGGCACTCGTCCCGAGTCGGACGTCTGA
- a CDS encoding TetR family transcriptional regulator, with protein sequence MARPRQHAPEALHAQVMAACDAWLQERPVHTLSLRALAREVGCAPSTLLKLYGSFGNLLQHVNVETLGRLKLAIEGLSAATPEPRLKGLATAYWQFAQQDRYRWQLLFDYPLAEEGELDQRQSDMIEALFVRVEATLKEYQPALDEAEARRLARTLWGSVHGLVQLGLNQRLGYWQDQQLEVGELLDQLLTTILAGLRQPSSDS encoded by the coding sequence ATGGCTCGTCCCAGACAGCATGCGCCCGAGGCGCTGCATGCGCAGGTCATGGCCGCATGCGACGCCTGGCTGCAGGAGCGGCCCGTGCATACGCTGTCGCTACGCGCCCTGGCGCGCGAGGTGGGCTGCGCGCCGAGCACCCTGCTCAAGCTGTACGGCAGCTTCGGCAACCTCTTGCAGCACGTCAACGTCGAGACCCTGGGGCGCCTCAAGCTGGCCATTGAGGGGCTGTCGGCGGCCACCCCCGAGCCGCGCCTCAAGGGCTTGGCCACCGCCTACTGGCAGTTTGCCCAGCAGGATCGCTACCGCTGGCAGCTGCTGTTCGACTATCCGCTGGCCGAGGAGGGCGAGCTCGACCAGCGCCAGAGCGACATGATCGAAGCGCTGTTCGTGCGCGTCGAGGCCACGCTCAAGGAGTATCAGCCGGCGCTGGACGAAGCCGAGGCGCGGCGCCTGGCGCGCACCCTGTGGGGCAGCGTCCACGGTCTGGTGCAGCTGGGCCTCAATCAGCGCCTGGGCTATTGGCAGGATCAGCAGCTCGAAGTCGGTGAGCTGCTCGATCAGCTGCTGACCACGATTCTCGCCGGCCTGCGGCAGCCGTCGAGTGACTCGTGA
- a CDS encoding signal recognition particle protein, which yields MFENLSERLSKTLKSISGHAKLTEDNIKDTLREVRRALLEADVALPVVKAFIDRVRERAVGQEVSKSLSPGQQFVKIVQQELEAVMGEANEGLSLKGSPAVVLMAGLQGAGKTTSVAKLARYLKEREKKKVLVVSADVYRPAAIDQLETLASEVGVEFFPSRSDQQPVAIAEAAIKHAKIQFHDVVLVDTAGRLAIDEAMMAEIQALHKAVSPQETLFVVDAMTGQDAANTAKAFHEALPLTGVILTKADGDARGGAALSVRHVTGKPIKFMGMGEKVDALEPFHPDRVASRILGMGDVLSLIEEAERTVDKAKADKLAKKVKKGDGFDLEDFRDQLQQLKKMGGMGGLMSKLPGMGQMAEMAQGPGPEKELGKLEALINSMTPKERHKPEIINGSRKRRIAAGAGLQVPDLNRLLKQHKQMQKMMKKAGKKGGMQKMMRGMSGMMGGGGPGGPGGPMGGGGMGGPGGMGGPGGFPWR from the coding sequence ATGTTCGAGAATCTGTCGGAACGTCTATCCAAGACGCTCAAGTCCATCAGCGGTCACGCCAAACTGACCGAGGACAATATCAAGGACACCCTGCGCGAAGTGCGTCGGGCACTGCTCGAGGCCGACGTCGCGCTGCCGGTGGTCAAGGCCTTCATCGACCGGGTGCGCGAGCGCGCGGTGGGCCAGGAAGTCTCCAAGAGCCTGTCGCCGGGCCAGCAGTTCGTCAAGATCGTCCAGCAGGAGCTCGAGGCGGTCATGGGCGAGGCCAACGAGGGGCTCAGCCTCAAGGGCTCGCCGGCGGTGGTGCTGATGGCCGGCCTGCAGGGCGCGGGCAAGACCACCTCGGTGGCCAAGCTGGCGCGCTATCTCAAGGAGCGCGAGAAGAAGAAGGTGCTGGTGGTCTCTGCCGACGTCTATCGTCCGGCGGCCATCGACCAGCTCGAGACCCTGGCCAGCGAGGTCGGCGTCGAGTTCTTCCCGTCGCGCAGCGACCAGCAGCCGGTGGCCATCGCCGAGGCGGCGATCAAGCACGCCAAGATCCAGTTCCACGACGTGGTGTTGGTCGATACCGCCGGCCGCCTGGCCATCGACGAAGCGATGATGGCCGAGATTCAGGCGCTGCATAAGGCCGTCTCGCCCCAGGAAACCCTGTTCGTGGTCGATGCCATGACCGGTCAGGATGCCGCCAACACCGCCAAGGCCTTCCACGAGGCGCTGCCGCTGACCGGGGTGATCCTGACCAAGGCCGACGGCGATGCGCGTGGCGGTGCGGCGCTGTCGGTGCGCCATGTCACCGGCAAGCCGATCAAGTTCATGGGCATGGGCGAGAAGGTCGATGCCCTGGAGCCCTTCCACCCCGACCGGGTGGCATCGCGGATCCTCGGCATGGGCGACGTGCTGTCGCTGATCGAGGAGGCCGAGCGCACCGTCGACAAGGCCAAGGCCGACAAGCTGGCCAAGAAGGTCAAGAAGGGCGACGGCTTCGATCTCGAGGACTTCCGCGATCAGCTGCAGCAGCTAAAGAAGATGGGCGGCATGGGTGGCCTGATGAGCAAGCTGCCGGGCATGGGGCAGATGGCCGAGATGGCTCAGGGGCCCGGGCCGGAGAAGGAGCTCGGCAAGCTCGAGGCGCTGATCAACTCGATGACGCCCAAGGAGCGCCACAAGCCGGAGATCATCAACGGCTCGCGCAAGCGTCGCATTGCCGCCGGTGCCGGCCTGCAGGTGCCGGACCTCAACCGCCTGCTCAAGCAGCACAAGCAGATGCAGAAGATGATGAAGAAGGCCGGCAAGAAGGGCGGCATGCAGAAGATGATGCGCGGCATGTCCGGCATGATGGGCGGCGGCGGCCCGGGAGGCCCGGGTGGCCCGATGGGCGGCGGTGGCATGGGCGGCCCGGGGGGCATGGGCGGTCCCGGCGGCTTCCCGTGGCGCTGA
- a CDS encoding cytochrome C biogenesis protein, whose product MQALPFALLAMILYLGAASWQGLTLVRRVPSRPALVRGVGAAALLCHALVIVAMMREADGLWLGLSSSAAVVSAVITAVLLGGSMVKPIINVATALFPLAAASLLLAVGLPAPARDSGLTPGIALHVISSALAFAVLAIAAVQAVLVGLQNQALRHHHIRGLVQALPPLTTMERVLFELIWAGMLLLTLSIASGFVFLDNLFAQHLAHKTILSLAAWVLFAILLAGRHFRGWRGLRAVRWTLGGTALLLLAYFGSRFVLEIVFQRG is encoded by the coding sequence ATGCAGGCGCTCCCTTTTGCCCTTCTTGCCATGATTCTCTACCTCGGCGCGGCCTCTTGGCAGGGCTTGACGCTGGTGCGCCGCGTGCCTTCGCGCCCGGCGCTGGTGCGCGGCGTCGGGGCGGCAGCGCTGCTCTGTCATGCGCTGGTGATCGTGGCCATGATGCGCGAGGCCGACGGCCTGTGGCTGGGACTGTCGTCCAGCGCGGCCGTGGTGAGCGCGGTGATCACCGCCGTGCTGCTCGGCGGCAGCATGGTCAAGCCGATCATCAATGTCGCCACCGCGCTGTTCCCGCTGGCCGCCGCCAGCCTGCTGCTGGCGGTGGGCCTGCCCGCACCGGCCCGCGACAGCGGCCTGACGCCGGGTATCGCGCTACACGTGATCAGCTCGGCGCTGGCCTTTGCGGTGCTGGCCATCGCGGCGGTACAGGCGGTGCTGGTGGGGCTGCAGAATCAGGCCCTGCGTCACCACCATATCCGCGGCCTGGTCCAGGCGCTGCCGCCGCTGACCACCATGGAGCGCGTCCTGTTCGAATTGATCTGGGCCGGCATGCTGCTGCTCACCCTGTCGATCGCCAGCGGCTTCGTGTTCCTCGATAACCTGTTCGCCCAGCATCTGGCACACAAGACGATCCTGTCGCTGGCCGCCTGGGTGCTGTTCGCGATCCTGCTTGCCGGTCGCCACTTCCGCGGCTGGCGCGGCCTGCGCGCGGTGCGCTGGACCCTGGGCGGCACCGCGCTGCTGCTGCTGGCCTACTTCGGCAGCAGGTTCGTGCTCGAGATCGTCTTCCAGCGCGGCTGA
- a CDS encoding 30S ribosomal protein S16 → MVTIRLARGGAKKRPFYHLTVSDSRKSRDGRFIERVGFFNPVARGQEERLRVDLDRVTHWQSQGAQVSDRVAELLKEARKQA, encoded by the coding sequence ATGGTTACCATTCGTCTGGCACGTGGTGGCGCCAAGAAGCGTCCCTTCTATCACCTGACTGTAAGCGACTCGCGCAAGTCTCGTGACGGCCGCTTCATCGAGCGCGTCGGCTTCTTCAACCCGGTGGCCCGCGGCCAGGAAGAGCGCCTGCGCGTCGACCTCGACCGCGTGACTCACTGGCAGAGCCAGGGCGCCCAGGTCTCCGACCGCGTCGCCGAACTCCTCAAGGAAGCCCGCAAGCAGGCCTGA
- a CDS encoding MFS transporter, whose product MSRLITQRRFAPLFWTQALGALNDNLLRTLLLLVLVFASLPDDPARQGLATNLAAALFILPFLLFSAWGGVLADRLDKQRLIRRLKLFELGIMLLAAAVVWWESRLLLYGLLLLMGVQSALFGPVKYAILPQHLSPTELVRGNAWVGFGTFAAILAGTLLAGLVATLPPAAARPVALLALLAVAVSGLAASLMIPPAPASSSEEVPRHPLASIWAVLGDSLRSRQLLPAMLGISAFWFLGICYLTLLPAWASQVAGGQASAFNMLLAAFALGVGAGAMLCARLSAGRLEVGLVVLGALLMGVGGLWLAGAAPLGLTAATAGELMLQPGFWRMLAALALVGIGGGLYIVPLYTLIQLLSRERQRARMIAANNIFNALLMLVAALFGMLMLGVVGVGLPTFVASLGGIALLIGLGLLVRGPRPLLRLLIFALVHLIYRLKFRGRDHIPARGAALVVCNHVSFMDALVIGGASPRPLRFLMDRPIYESPWLNWWFRIVGAIPVDADRRDPGSVRRALDEVSHALRHGEVVMLFPEGRLTPDGEIHPFRRGLDIILARDPVPVVPAGLAGLWGSWTSHQDGRALTKWPRRFRARVALYFDEPLSPQQARCAVLEERVRELKAEADRWAQPALRSEGGTA is encoded by the coding sequence GTGAGCCGCCTGATCACCCAGCGTCGCTTTGCCCCGCTGTTCTGGACTCAGGCGCTCGGGGCGCTCAACGATAATCTGCTGCGTACCCTGCTGCTGCTGGTACTGGTGTTTGCCTCGCTGCCGGATGACCCGGCACGCCAGGGGCTGGCGACCAATCTGGCGGCGGCGCTCTTCATCCTGCCGTTCCTGCTGTTCTCCGCCTGGGGCGGGGTGCTGGCCGACCGCCTCGACAAGCAGCGCCTGATTCGGCGGCTCAAGCTGTTCGAACTCGGCATCATGCTGCTCGCCGCGGCAGTGGTGTGGTGGGAGAGTCGTTTGCTGCTGTATGGCCTGCTGCTGCTGATGGGCGTGCAGTCGGCGCTGTTCGGCCCGGTCAAGTACGCCATCCTGCCTCAGCACCTGTCGCCTACCGAGCTGGTGCGCGGCAATGCCTGGGTGGGTTTCGGCACCTTCGCGGCGATTCTCGCCGGCACCCTGCTGGCCGGGCTGGTGGCGACGCTGCCACCCGCCGCGGCGCGGCCGGTGGCGCTGCTGGCGCTGCTGGCGGTGGCCGTCTCTGGTCTCGCGGCCAGCCTGATGATCCCTCCGGCACCGGCGTCGAGCAGCGAAGAGGTGCCGCGTCATCCGCTGGCCAGCATCTGGGCGGTACTCGGCGATAGCCTGCGCTCACGCCAACTGCTGCCGGCGATGCTCGGCATCAGTGCCTTCTGGTTTCTGGGCATCTGCTACCTGACCCTGCTGCCGGCCTGGGCCAGCCAGGTCGCTGGCGGTCAGGCCTCGGCGTTCAATATGCTGTTGGCGGCCTTTGCCCTGGGGGTGGGCGCCGGGGCGATGCTCTGCGCGCGGCTCTCGGCGGGGCGGCTCGAGGTGGGGCTGGTGGTGCTGGGGGCGCTGCTGATGGGCGTCGGAGGCCTGTGGCTGGCCGGCGCGGCTCCCCTGGGGCTGACGGCTGCGACCGCCGGTGAGCTGATGCTGCAGCCCGGCTTCTGGCGGATGCTGGCGGCGCTGGCGCTGGTGGGCATCGGCGGCGGGCTATATATCGTGCCGCTCTACACCCTGATCCAGCTGCTCAGTCGTGAACGCCAGCGGGCGCGGATGATCGCCGCCAACAATATCTTCAATGCGCTGCTGATGCTGGTCGCGGCACTGTTCGGCATGCTGATGCTGGGCGTGGTCGGTGTCGGCCTGCCGACCTTCGTGGCGAGCCTCGGCGGCATCGCCCTGCTGATCGGCCTGGGACTGCTGGTGCGCGGCCCGCGCCCGCTGCTGCGGCTGCTGATCTTCGCCCTGGTGCATCTGATCTATCGGCTCAAGTTTCGCGGCCGCGATCATATTCCGGCGCGCGGCGCGGCGCTGGTGGTGTGCAATCACGTCAGCTTCATGGATGCGCTGGTGATCGGCGGTGCCAGCCCGCGGCCGCTGCGCTTCCTGATGGACCGGCCGATCTACGAGTCGCCGTGGCTCAACTGGTGGTTCCGCATCGTCGGCGCGATTCCCGTGGATGCCGACCGTCGCGACCCGGGCAGCGTGCGCCGCGCGCTGGACGAGGTCAGCCACGCACTGCGCCACGGTGAGGTAGTGATGCTGTTCCCCGAGGGGCGGCTGACGCCGGATGGCGAGATCCACCCCTTTCGCCGCGGGCTGGACATCATCCTGGCGCGTGACCCCGTGCCGGTGGTGCCGGCCGGCCTGGCCGGCCTGTGGGGATCCTGGACATCGCATCAGGACGGGCGCGCACTGACCAAGTGGCCGCGCCGCTTCCGCGCGCGGGTTGCGCTCTACTTCGATGAGCCGCTGTCGCCCCAGCAGGCCCGCTGCGCGGTGCTTGAGGAGCGGGTGCGCGAGCTCAAGGCCGAAGCCGACCGCTGGGCGCAACCTGCGCTGCGAAGCGAGGGCGGAACCGCTTAG
- a CDS encoding peptidase M16, translating to MMRITSSFSVPGVARADVPRLGRSLLGAALIAGLTASPLQADDEGIAEVDTPHMSPHDTRDYRTLTLDNGLNVLLVSDPEADKAAASMNVSVGSAQDPDDLAGLAHFLEHMLFLGTEPFPEADAYQSYISRHGGSHNAFTAPSDTNYFFDIEPEALPGALDRFSQFFISPLFNADQLASERSIVHSEYQARIRDEGRRQLDVVNQRLNPDNPTTRFAVGSRETLADRPEGEPSLRERVIEFYEQYYDANVMNLALVGPQSLDELEGLVQERFVEIADRGLEPPSIDVPLVLDDSMPQALEIQSLRDSRELRFQFPIDDPRDEYRTKPADYIANLLGHEGEGSLLAVLREAGLADGLSAGVSRGDGNQALFTVTVSLTPSGAEAIDTIHATLFDKVALIADEGLEEWRYDEQASLAEQEFTFQQHGAPLRSAMRLSMNLAYYPSEDVHYAAYRMDGFDAERIAEYLEALRPDNLLRVYSGPDVEGDQVSPWFDAPYRVEQPAEWAAAEPLSGLTLPAPNPFIAEDLTLLEAQDEVPYPLIDGDSFSLWHQAHADFNTPKVEWRFSLQHPQATRSARDAALTRLLAGWLDDSLNEAFYPARLAGQRFESYAHSRGMTLSFSGWRDRQALLMRQALSQLIEGEISDGAVERVRYRLEREWRNAPQAALHQQAYRTLGEALIRPQWSTPVLLEAVRELEADDLREFRRQFLDELRLEAMVVGNLPAELAEREAQMVADALRPQLGEDDIPRLEPLRASDLAPLHPDTARQESLVLRYLQGADRSLDSQARLAVLAQLIDTPFYTRLRTEEQLGYIVNAGYSPLLDAPGVALVVQSPETDSATIGERIDAFLDDFEARLEDLEDDDIAAYRQSVRDRLLTRDTSLGGLTNRQWQALAYGDTDFDRRERLAARVMEVSADELREVWPSLRRDAVVDVTFDPGDEASDVASASEGLEPLPLPDD from the coding sequence ATGATGCGCATTACGTCCTCTTTTTCCGTCCCGGGCGTCGCCCGTGCCGATGTGCCACGCCTGGGACGTTCGCTACTCGGCGCCGCCCTGATCGCCGGGCTTACCGCCTCCCCTCTGCAGGCAGACGACGAGGGTATCGCCGAGGTCGACACCCCGCACATGAGCCCCCACGATACCCGCGACTATCGCACCCTGACCCTCGACAACGGGCTCAATGTGCTGCTGGTCAGCGACCCCGAGGCCGACAAGGCCGCCGCCTCGATGAACGTCAGCGTGGGTAGCGCCCAGGACCCCGACGACCTTGCCGGCCTGGCCCACTTCCTCGAGCACATGCTGTTCCTGGGCACCGAGCCGTTCCCCGAGGCCGACGCCTACCAGAGCTATATCTCGCGCCACGGTGGCAGCCACAACGCCTTCACCGCCCCCAGCGATACCAACTACTTCTTCGACATCGAGCCCGAGGCACTGCCCGGCGCTCTCGATCGCTTCAGCCAGTTCTTCATTTCGCCGCTGTTCAACGCCGACCAGCTGGCCAGCGAGCGCAGCATCGTGCACTCCGAATATCAGGCCAGGATCCGCGACGAAGGCCGCCGCCAGCTCGACGTGGTCAATCAGCGCCTCAACCCCGACAACCCCACCACGCGCTTCGCGGTGGGCAGCCGTGAGACCCTCGCCGACCGCCCAGAAGGCGAGCCCAGCCTGCGCGAGCGAGTGATCGAGTTCTACGAGCAGTACTACGACGCCAACGTCATGAACCTGGCGCTGGTCGGCCCGCAGTCCCTCGACGAGCTGGAGGGCCTGGTCCAGGAGCGCTTCGTCGAGATTGCCGACCGTGGCCTCGAGCCGCCGAGCATCGACGTGCCGCTGGTGCTCGACGACAGCATGCCGCAGGCGCTGGAGATCCAGAGCCTGCGCGACAGCCGCGAACTGCGCTTTCAATTCCCCATCGACGACCCCCGCGACGAGTACCGCACCAAGCCCGCCGACTACATCGCCAACCTGCTCGGCCACGAGGGCGAGGGCAGCCTGCTGGCGGTACTGCGCGAGGCCGGCCTGGCCGACGGGCTGTCCGCCGGCGTCAGCCGCGGCGATGGCAATCAGGCGCTGTTCACCGTGACTGTCAGCCTTACCCCCAGCGGCGCCGAGGCCATCGATACCATTCACGCCACCCTGTTCGACAAGGTGGCACTGATCGCCGACGAGGGCCTGGAGGAGTGGCGCTACGACGAGCAGGCCAGCCTCGCCGAGCAGGAATTCACCTTCCAGCAGCACGGCGCACCGCTGCGCAGCGCCATGCGGCTGTCGATGAACCTCGCCTACTATCCCAGCGAGGACGTGCACTATGCCGCCTACCGCATGGACGGCTTCGACGCCGAGCGTATCGCCGAATACCTCGAAGCGCTGCGCCCGGACAACCTGCTGCGCGTCTATAGCGGTCCCGACGTCGAAGGCGACCAGGTCTCACCGTGGTTCGATGCCCCCTACCGGGTCGAACAGCCGGCCGAGTGGGCCGCCGCTGAGCCGCTGTCGGGCCTGACGCTGCCAGCCCCCAACCCCTTCATCGCCGAGGACCTGACCCTGCTCGAGGCGCAGGACGAGGTGCCCTATCCATTGATCGACGGCGACAGCTTCTCGCTGTGGCATCAGGCCCACGCCGACTTCAACACCCCCAAGGTCGAGTGGCGCTTCAGCCTGCAGCACCCCCAGGCCACGCGCAGCGCCCGCGATGCGGCGCTGACCCGGCTGCTGGCCGGGTGGCTCGACGACAGCCTCAACGAGGCCTTCTACCCGGCGCGGCTCGCCGGCCAGCGCTTCGAGTCCTACGCCCACTCCCGCGGCATGACGCTCTCCTTCTCGGGGTGGCGCGACCGCCAGGCGCTGCTGATGCGCCAGGCGCTGTCGCAGCTGATCGAGGGCGAGATCAGCGACGGCGCCGTCGAGCGGGTGCGCTACCGTCTCGAGCGTGAATGGCGCAATGCGCCGCAAGCGGCGCTGCATCAGCAGGCCTATCGCACCCTCGGCGAGGCGCTGATTCGCCCCCAGTGGTCGACCCCGGTGCTGCTCGAGGCGGTCCGCGAACTCGAGGCCGACGACCTGCGCGAGTTCCGCCGCCAGTTCCTCGACGAACTGCGCCTGGAGGCCATGGTGGTCGGCAACCTGCCTGCCGAGCTCGCCGAGCGCGAGGCGCAGATGGTCGCCGATGCGCTGCGCCCGCAGCTCGGTGAAGACGATATCCCGCGCCTCGAGCCGCTGCGCGCCAGCGACCTGGCGCCACTCCACCCCGACACCGCACGCCAGGAGTCGCTGGTACTGCGCTACCTGCAGGGCGCCGACCGCAGTCTCGACAGCCAGGCCCGCCTGGCGGTGCTGGCCCAGCTCATCGATACGCCGTTCTACACCCGGCTGCGTACCGAGGAGCAGCTCGGCTACATCGTCAACGCCGGCTACTCGCCGCTGCTAGACGCACCCGGCGTGGCGCTGGTGGTGCAGTCGCCGGAGACCGACAGCGCCACCATCGGCGAGCGCATCGATGCGTTTCTCGACGACTTCGAGGCGCGCCTCGAAGACCTCGAGGACGACGACATCGCCGCCTATCGCCAGTCGGTACGCGACCGCCTGCTGACCCGCGACACTTCGCTCGGTGGCCTGACCAACCGCCAGTGGCAGGCGCTGGCCTATGGCGATACCGACTTCGACCGTCGCGAGCGCCTCGCCGCACGGGTCATGGAGGTTTCCGCCGACGAGCTGCGCGAGGTATGGCCGAGCCTGCGTCGCGATGCGGTGGTCGACGTGACCTTCGACCCCGGCGACGAGGCCAGCGACGTGGCCAGCGCCAGCGAGGGACTGGAACCGCTGCCGCTGCCCGACGACTGA